The proteins below are encoded in one region of Paenacidovorax monticola:
- the hsdR gene encoding EcoAI/FtnUII family type I restriction enzme subunit R: MNEAETRAEHIDPALKIAGWGVVEGSRILREHGITLGRLQGNAKRARADIADYVLVYRNTKLAVVEAKAWNKPYTEGVGQAKGYAKRLSVRFAYATNGQAIYGIDMQTGAEGDAPHYPGPEELWKLTFAEANVWRDRFAAVPFEDKGGAWQGRYYQDVAITRTLDAIANGRDRILLTLATGTGKTFIAFQLAWKLFQSRWNLKDWKSEAEPTRRPRILFLADRNILADQAYNAFSAFPDDALVRIAPDEIKKKGRVPKNGSIFFTIFQTFMSGPGDSPYFGDYPPDFFDFIVIDECHRGGANDEGSWRAILDYFAPAVQLGLTATPKRTINADTYAYFGEPVYVYSLKDGINDGFLTPFKVQQIATTLDEYVYTPDDLVVEGEIVAGKRYQERDFNKIIEIKEREAYRVKLLMGMIDQRQKTIVFCATQVHALAVRDLINQMKTSTDPHYCMRVTADDGALGDQALREFQDNEKTIPTILTTSQKLSTGVDARNVRNIVLMRPVNSMIEFKQIIGRGTRLYDGKDYFTIYDFVKAHHLFSDPEWDGEPEEPAAPEPPRPLPPGPPVEPPDRPEPPVPPPPAKIKVKLANGKERTIQSMTATSFWSADGTPMSAAQFLESLFGALPEFFKDEDQLRAIWSNPVTRKSLLAGLADKGFSAEPLAEMQKLIEAENSDLFDVLAYVAFEAPTETRSERASKAKAVMHQQFNDKQQAFVDFVLAQYVKQGVDELDAEKLSPLLKLKYNALNDALKDLGSPEQIRQVFVGFQRYLYEPSAGELPS, from the coding sequence ATGAACGAAGCTGAAACCCGCGCCGAACACATCGACCCCGCGCTCAAGATTGCAGGCTGGGGCGTGGTGGAGGGTAGCCGAATCCTACGCGAGCATGGCATCACGTTGGGCCGACTGCAGGGCAATGCCAAGCGAGCCAGGGCTGATATCGCCGACTATGTGCTGGTGTACCGCAACACCAAATTGGCCGTGGTGGAGGCTAAAGCATGGAACAAGCCCTACACCGAGGGCGTGGGGCAGGCCAAGGGCTATGCCAAGCGCCTGAGCGTGCGCTTCGCCTACGCCACCAACGGGCAGGCGATCTATGGCATCGACATGCAAACCGGTGCCGAGGGCGATGCGCCGCATTACCCCGGCCCGGAAGAACTGTGGAAGCTGACATTTGCAGAGGCGAATGTATGGCGTGACCGTTTTGCAGCCGTGCCCTTCGAGGATAAGGGCGGCGCCTGGCAAGGCCGCTATTACCAAGACGTGGCGATCACCCGCACGCTGGATGCCATTGCAAACGGACGCGACCGCATCCTGCTGACCTTGGCCACCGGCACGGGCAAAACTTTCATCGCCTTTCAATTGGCGTGGAAGTTGTTTCAGAGCCGGTGGAACCTCAAGGACTGGAAATCAGAGGCTGAGCCCACGCGCCGGCCGCGCATACTGTTCCTAGCAGACCGAAACATCCTGGCCGACCAAGCCTATAACGCGTTCTCGGCGTTCCCCGATGATGCGCTGGTGCGCATTGCGCCCGATGAGATCAAGAAGAAGGGGCGTGTGCCCAAAAACGGCAGCATCTTCTTCACCATCTTTCAGACCTTCATGAGCGGGCCGGGCGACTCTCCGTACTTTGGTGACTACCCGCCCGACTTCTTCGACTTCATCGTGATCGATGAATGCCACCGGGGCGGCGCCAACGATGAGGGATCTTGGCGCGCGATCCTCGACTACTTTGCACCGGCCGTTCAGCTGGGCCTGACGGCCACGCCCAAGCGCACCATCAATGCGGACACCTACGCTTATTTTGGCGAGCCGGTGTATGTGTACTCGCTCAAGGACGGCATCAACGATGGCTTCTTGACGCCATTCAAGGTGCAGCAGATTGCCACCACGCTGGATGAGTACGTTTACACCCCGGATGACTTGGTGGTTGAAGGCGAGATCGTGGCTGGCAAACGCTACCAAGAGAGAGACTTCAACAAGATCATCGAGATCAAGGAGCGCGAGGCCTACCGGGTCAAGCTGTTGATGGGCATGATCGACCAGCGCCAGAAGACCATCGTGTTCTGCGCTACGCAGGTCCACGCGCTGGCAGTGCGTGACCTGATCAATCAGATGAAGACCAGCACCGACCCGCATTACTGCATGCGGGTAACAGCCGACGATGGCGCATTGGGCGACCAGGCGCTGCGAGAGTTTCAGGACAACGAGAAGACTATCCCGACCATTCTGACTACATCGCAGAAGCTTTCCACGGGCGTAGATGCCCGCAATGTGCGCAACATTGTGCTGATGCGGCCGGTCAATTCGATGATCGAATTCAAACAGATCATCGGGCGCGGCACCCGTCTGTATGACGGCAAGGACTACTTCACGATTTATGACTTTGTGAAGGCCCACCATCTTTTCAGTGACCCAGAGTGGGATGGGGAGCCGGAAGAGCCGGCTGCGCCCGAACCGCCACGGCCTTTGCCCCCCGGGCCTCCCGTCGAGCCGCCTGACCGGCCCGAACCACCAGTGCCGCCGCCACCTGCCAAGATCAAGGTGAAGTTGGCCAATGGCAAGGAGCGCACGATCCAGAGCATGACAGCCACGTCGTTCTGGAGTGCTGATGGCACGCCCATGTCTGCGGCCCAGTTCTTGGAAAGCCTGTTTGGCGCACTTCCTGAGTTCTTCAAGGATGAAGATCAGTTGCGTGCCATTTGGAGCAATCCGGTGACACGCAAGAGCCTGCTCGCTGGCCTTGCCGACAAAGGCTTCAGTGCTGAACCGCTGGCGGAAATGCAAAAGCTGATCGAGGCCGAAAACAGCGACCTGTTTGACGTGCTGGCCTATGTCGCGTTTGAGGCGCCCACTGAAACCCGGTCTGAACGCGCCAGCAAGGCGAAAGCCGTGATGCACCAGCAGTTCAATGACAAACAGCAGGCGTTCGTGGACTTCGTGCTGGCGCAGTACGTCAAGCAGGGTGTGGACGAGCTGGATGCCGAGAAGCTGTCACCGTTGCTGAAGCTGAAGTACAACGCGCTCAACGATGCACTCAAGGACTTGGGAAGCCCCGAGCAGATCCGGCAGGTGTTTGTCGGGTTTCAGCGGTATTTGTATGAGCCGAGTGCCGGGGAGCTACCCTCTTAG
- a CDS encoding restriction endonuclease subunit S — protein MAGWETKTLGEICEFQRGLTYGKSDEVDSSDNVVLRANNIDLATHSLDFTDLRYVSSSVSVPAAKLVCKGSLLICTASGSKSHLGKIAYVDEDYGYAFGGFMGQITPTPGVDGRYLYHALTSSEYKAFIAALSDGVNINNLKFDDLRHFSLPVPPLPEQQRIVAILDEAFEGIATAKANAEQNLKNARDLFDGSLAKLFAQPGEGWESKSVSEWVAEGVLAKPQDGNHGEIHPTKADFVDVGVPFVMAADLVAGDVDTVGCRFITESQAKSLRIGFAKSGDVLLSHKGTIGRVAILETSDDYVVLTPQVTYYRPLKSERVSKEFLYFCLMSPGFQSQMAEIAGAGSTRAYIGITKQLELNLTLPPIEEQLALASKLGEIQVASVRLAKIYEKKLAALDELKKSLLHQAFTGLL, from the coding sequence ATGGCTGGCTGGGAAACGAAGACTCTAGGCGAAATATGTGAGTTTCAGCGTGGCCTGACCTACGGTAAGTCCGATGAGGTCGATTCATCCGACAACGTGGTGCTACGCGCGAACAACATTGATCTGGCCACACACTCTCTGGACTTCACGGATCTGAGGTATGTATCCAGCTCAGTCTCTGTCCCTGCTGCGAAGCTGGTTTGCAAAGGATCGCTCCTCATCTGTACCGCGAGCGGGAGCAAATCGCACCTTGGCAAGATCGCCTATGTCGATGAAGACTACGGCTATGCCTTTGGTGGCTTCATGGGACAAATTACGCCCACCCCTGGCGTCGATGGTCGCTACCTATACCACGCGCTCACGTCATCCGAGTACAAGGCATTTATCGCGGCGCTGTCCGATGGTGTCAACATCAACAACTTGAAGTTTGATGACCTGCGCCATTTCTCTTTACCGGTTCCCCCACTCCCCGAACAGCAACGTATCGTCGCCATCCTCGACGAAGCCTTCGAGGGCATCGCTACCGCCAAGGCCAATGCCGAGCAGAACCTGAAGAATGCCCGCGATTTATTCGATGGCTCGTTAGCAAAGCTTTTTGCTCAACCCGGAGAGGGATGGGAAAGTAAGTCAGTGAGTGAGTGGGTTGCAGAAGGAGTACTGGCAAAACCCCAGGATGGAAATCACGGGGAAATTCACCCTACTAAAGCAGATTTCGTCGATGTAGGCGTCCCGTTTGTGATGGCTGCTGACTTGGTGGCAGGGGATGTGGATACGGTCGGTTGTCGTTTCATTACTGAGTCTCAGGCAAAGTCGCTCAGGATTGGATTTGCAAAGTCTGGGGATGTACTGCTTTCTCACAAGGGAACGATAGGTCGGGTTGCAATTCTCGAAACCAGTGATGACTACGTGGTTCTCACGCCCCAAGTTACTTACTACCGACCACTCAAAAGCGAGCGCGTGAGCAAAGAGTTTCTGTATTTCTGCTTAATGAGTCCTGGTTTTCAGTCGCAAATGGCTGAGATCGCAGGCGCTGGCTCGACGCGAGCCTACATCGGTATCACCAAGCAACTCGAACTTAATCTAACGTTGCCACCCATTGAGGAGCAGTTGGCGCTGGCGTCTAAATTGGGTGAGATTCAGGTTGCATCGGTCAGGCTAGCAAAGATCTACGAAAAAAAATTGGCAGCCCTCGACGAACTCAAAAAATCCCTGCTTCACCAAGCCTTCACCGGACTACTGTGA
- a CDS encoding DUF3987 domain-containing protein: MNQLQPATDSDAQEWRFAPEAQALFEEWLIPFETELRGEELHPALVSHLAKYRKLIPALALIFALVDTPDSGHLIHAQEIGRALAWGDYLRTHAERLYAAAVMPETSAAKQLLDKIKAGKLADSDGVMLDAFTPRQIAVKHWTGLGTPDAVRKAANLLCDYGWLEREATPSSAAGGRPGERYVLHPTLVKGGQ, encoded by the coding sequence TTGAATCAACTGCAGCCAGCCACCGACAGCGATGCACAGGAGTGGCGCTTTGCGCCTGAAGCACAGGCCTTGTTTGAAGAATGGCTGATCCCGTTTGAGACGGAGCTGCGCGGGGAGGAACTGCACCCGGCCCTGGTGTCGCACCTTGCCAAGTACCGCAAGCTGATCCCGGCGCTGGCACTGATCTTTGCCCTGGTGGACACACCGGACAGTGGTCACTTGATCCATGCACAGGAGATTGGCCGGGCGCTGGCGTGGGGTGACTACCTGCGCACCCATGCCGAGCGCCTCTATGCAGCAGCGGTGATGCCCGAAACCAGCGCAGCCAAGCAACTGCTGGACAAGATCAAGGCGGGCAAGCTGGCCGACAGCGATGGCGTCATGCTGGATGCCTTCACCCCTCGCCAAATTGCGGTCAAGCACTGGACAGGACTGGGCACGCCGGACGCCGTGCGCAAAGCTGCCAATCTTCTGTGCGACTACGGTTGGTTGGAGCGTGAAGCCACGCCCAGCAGTGCGGCGGGAGGTCGCCCTGGTGAGCGCTACGTGCTGCACCCCACGCTGGTGAAAGGGGGGCAGTGA
- a CDS encoding N-6 DNA methylase — protein MFEQTFKNIDDILHKDAGCTSELDYTEQSSWLLFLKYLDALEADKATEAALEGKIYSFILDAPYRWEAWAAPKTEDGKLDHNAAMTGDDLRDFVNGRLFPYLAGFKQRASGPNTIEYKIGEVFGEIKNKIQSGYNLRDVIDLVDYLRFGSQTEKHELSHLYEVKIKNMGNAGRNGGEYYTPRPLIRAMVKVLKPQVGERIYDGAAGSAGFLCEAFDYMSALPGLSTDDLKTLQTRTFYGKEKKSLAYVIAIMNMILHGIEAPNIVHTNTLAENLADIQEKDRYDVILANPPFGGKERKEVQQNFPIKTGETAFLFLQHFIKSLKAGGRAAIVIKNTFLSNTDNASVSIRKLLLESCNLHTVLDCPGGTFQGAGVKTVVLFFEKGAPTRKVWYYQLDPGRNMGKTNPLNDDDLAEFLTLQATLADSPKSWSMDVANIDSNSYDLSVKNPNGGEVVALRSPQEILDEVAALDAESAEVLAVIRGLIA, from the coding sequence ATGTTTGAGCAAACCTTCAAAAATATCGACGACATCCTGCACAAAGACGCAGGCTGCACCAGCGAACTGGACTACACCGAGCAATCCTCCTGGCTCCTATTTCTGAAGTACCTCGATGCGCTGGAGGCCGACAAGGCCACTGAGGCGGCGCTGGAGGGCAAGATCTACAGCTTCATCCTGGATGCGCCCTACCGCTGGGAGGCCTGGGCTGCGCCAAAGACCGAAGACGGCAAACTGGACCACAACGCCGCCATGACGGGCGACGACCTGCGCGATTTCGTCAACGGCAGGCTGTTCCCCTACCTGGCTGGCTTTAAGCAGCGCGCCAGCGGTCCCAACACCATCGAATACAAGATTGGCGAGGTGTTTGGCGAAATCAAGAACAAGATCCAGAGCGGCTACAACCTGCGCGACGTGATCGACCTGGTGGACTACCTGCGCTTTGGCTCGCAAACCGAAAAGCACGAGCTGTCGCATCTGTACGAGGTCAAGATCAAGAACATGGGCAACGCCGGACGCAACGGCGGCGAGTACTACACACCGCGCCCATTGATCCGCGCCATGGTCAAGGTGCTCAAGCCCCAGGTGGGCGAGCGCATCTACGACGGCGCAGCGGGGTCGGCAGGCTTCTTGTGCGAAGCCTTCGACTACATGAGCGCCTTGCCCGGCCTGAGCACCGACGACCTCAAAACGCTGCAGACCCGCACCTTTTACGGCAAGGAGAAGAAGAGCCTTGCCTACGTGATTGCGATCATGAACATGATCCTGCACGGCATCGAGGCGCCGAACATCGTCCATACCAATACGCTGGCTGAGAACCTTGCCGACATCCAGGAGAAAGACCGCTACGACGTAATCTTGGCGAACCCGCCCTTTGGCGGCAAGGAGCGCAAGGAGGTTCAGCAGAACTTCCCCATCAAGACCGGCGAGACCGCCTTCCTGTTCCTGCAGCACTTCATCAAGTCGCTGAAGGCGGGTGGCCGGGCGGCCATCGTCATCAAAAACACTTTTCTTAGCAACACTGACAACGCCAGCGTCAGCATCCGCAAGCTCCTCTTGGAGAGCTGCAACCTGCACACCGTGCTGGACTGCCCCGGCGGCACCTTCCAGGGCGCGGGCGTGAAGACCGTGGTGCTGTTCTTTGAGAAGGGTGCGCCCACGCGCAAGGTCTGGTACTACCAGTTGGACCCCGGCCGCAACATGGGCAAGACCAACCCGCTGAATGACGACGATCTGGCCGAGTTCCTCACGCTGCAGGCCACATTGGCCGACTCCCCCAAGAGTTGGTCGATGGACGTAGCCAACATCGACAGCAACAGCTACGACCTCTCAGTGAAGAATCCGAATGGCGGTGAGGTGGTGGCGCTGCGCAGTCCGCAGGAGATTTTGGATGAGGTTGCGGCACTGGATGCGGAGAGCGCTGAGGTGCTGGCGGTGATTCGGGGGTTGATAGCGTGA
- a CDS encoding GmrSD restriction endonuclease domain-containing protein, with translation MSTQRYSVTPHPIETLLTWVKSGEIAIPEIQRPFVWEATQVRNLLDSLYQGYPVGYLIAWRNPTVKLKDGSTSAGKRILIDGQQRVTALMAALLGTEVLTEDYETVQIRIAFNPEDEKFEVANPAIRKNPAWLPDVAAVFDTKASMFQLVSAYCEANPGSSQDAVFKVIERLRGIVHNHVGVIELAEDLDIETVTEIFIRVNSAGKALSQADFAMSKIAVNETYGGNVLRKAIDYFCHLAVAPDFKAKIEKGDKAFVESEFYGKMKWICDVNDDIYDPNYTDMLRVAFTSEFGRGKLQDLVALLSGRNFETKAYEDAIAEDSFQKLKSGILAFINETHFDRITMILRSAGFITSDLISSQNAVNFAYIVYLRGRKEQMPAAELEQLVRRWYAMSVLRGRYSGSPESQFDFDIRQIDSRGVRDYVNAVIPNELPDSFWTGMLPQFMDTSSIKSPYFLCYKAAQVKLGDKGFLSRDITVRDLLLNRADVHHVFPRQYLKDKGLTSGSYNQIANYVIAQSEINIAIGAKAPLVYFDELRQQASGGAKRYGGISDHQEMLANLATNCIPAGVLEGDVPDYLGFLEMRRHLMAQKIKTWFAGL, from the coding sequence ATGTCCACGCAACGCTATTCAGTCACGCCACACCCCATCGAGACGCTGCTGACGTGGGTTAAGTCGGGCGAGATCGCCATCCCTGAAATTCAGCGCCCGTTTGTGTGGGAGGCCACCCAGGTGCGCAATCTGCTGGATTCGCTGTACCAAGGCTATCCAGTGGGCTACCTGATTGCCTGGCGCAATCCGACGGTCAAACTCAAGGACGGCTCAACGTCGGCCGGCAAGCGCATCCTGATCGACGGGCAGCAGCGGGTGACCGCCTTGATGGCCGCGCTGCTGGGCACAGAGGTGCTGACCGAGGACTATGAGACGGTGCAGATCCGCATCGCGTTCAACCCGGAGGACGAAAAGTTTGAAGTGGCCAACCCGGCCATTCGCAAGAACCCTGCCTGGCTACCCGATGTGGCGGCGGTGTTCGACACTAAAGCCAGCATGTTCCAGCTGGTGTCTGCCTACTGCGAGGCAAACCCGGGCAGCTCGCAGGACGCGGTGTTCAAGGTGATCGAGCGCCTGCGCGGCATCGTGCACAACCATGTGGGCGTGATCGAGCTGGCGGAAGACCTGGACATCGAGACCGTGACCGAGATCTTCATCCGGGTGAACTCGGCGGGCAAAGCGCTTTCACAGGCGGACTTTGCAATGTCCAAGATTGCCGTCAACGAGACCTATGGCGGCAACGTGCTGCGCAAGGCCATTGACTACTTCTGCCACTTGGCGGTGGCCCCGGACTTCAAGGCCAAGATCGAAAAGGGCGACAAGGCATTCGTCGAATCTGAGTTCTACGGAAAGATGAAGTGGATCTGCGATGTCAATGACGACATCTATGATCCCAACTACACCGACATGCTGCGCGTGGCCTTCACGTCGGAGTTTGGCCGGGGCAAGCTGCAAGACCTGGTGGCGTTGCTTTCAGGCCGGAATTTCGAGACCAAGGCCTATGAAGATGCGATTGCCGAGGACTCGTTTCAGAAGCTCAAGAGCGGCATCCTGGCGTTCATCAACGAGACGCACTTTGACCGCATCACGATGATTCTGCGCTCGGCGGGCTTCATCACTAGTGACCTTATCAGTAGCCAGAACGCGGTGAACTTTGCCTACATCGTGTACCTGCGAGGCCGTAAGGAGCAGATGCCTGCTGCCGAACTGGAGCAGCTGGTGCGCCGGTGGTATGCCATGTCGGTGCTGCGTGGGCGCTACAGTGGCTCGCCCGAATCTCAGTTCGACTTTGACATCCGGCAGATCGACAGCCGTGGCGTGAGGGACTATGTGAATGCCGTCATCCCGAACGAGCTGCCCGACAGTTTCTGGACGGGTATGTTGCCGCAGTTCATGGATACATCATCCATCAAGAGTCCGTATTTCCTTTGCTACAAGGCCGCACAGGTGAAGCTGGGCGACAAGGGCTTTTTGTCGCGCGACATCACGGTACGGGATCTGCTGTTGAACCGGGCCGATGTGCACCACGTCTTCCCTCGGCAGTATCTGAAGGACAAGGGCCTGACCAGTGGGTCGTACAACCAGATTGCGAACTACGTGATCGCCCAAAGCGAGATCAATATCGCCATCGGTGCCAAGGCACCCCTGGTTTATTTCGACGAGCTGCGCCAACAGGCCAGTGGTGGGGCCAAACGATACGGTGGCATCTCGGATCACCAGGAGATGTTGGCCAACTTGGCGACAAACTGCATTCCCGCAGGCGTGCTGGAAGGCGATGTGCCCGACTATCTGGGTTTTCTTGAAATGCGGCGGCATTTGATGGCCCAGAAGATCAAGACTTGGTTTGCGGGGCTCTGA